AGCGCCGCCGCCAATGAGACGCGTACTCCACCGAATGTTCTGATAGGTGATGGCCGCAATGGCAGTGATGATGTGCTGAACCGGACCCGAAGGCAGGTAGGGCGCATGTACAATACGGTTGTGCATGGCCTCAACCAAATCAACGACCCCGACTATGCCCGTTTTTACAAGCCGGACGCCCCCTTGCAACTGTCTGAATCTATTGGGTTTTTGGGTCATGATGGGGCTAACGCAATTGGTGATGAAGTTCCGGTCAATGCCCCATAATATGCACAATCCTATTGGTTCTCCCCATACACGGGAAAGATCTGACTGATACAGGAAATCCGTCCCGGCAGGGACAGTTGTTGTGCTGCCCCTGCCGAAGCGCTGTTTACCGGCTCAGGTATAAATTCTTGAACTCAAACGGCTTGCGGAAATGCTCGTCGTTGAAGTTTTCCAGAAAGTAGATGGTTTCGCCAGTGGATTTCATCTCCGGACCCAGCTCTTTTTTTACCTCCGGAAATTTGTCGAAGGGGAAAACCGGCTCTTTGATGGCGTAATGCTTCAAATGGCTCGTGAGGTCGAATTCGCTGAGTTTTCGGCCTAACATCACTTTTACCCCAATTTGGGCATCAGGGCGGTTCGTAGCTTTGGCAATGAACGGGATGGTGCGGGTTGCCCGGGGATTGGATTCGAGCACGAACACATCCTCCCCTTTTATAGCATACTGCACGTTGATGAAACCGCGCACCTGCAGCTCTTTGGCCAACCGCAGCTGATAGTCACGCATGGTGTTGATCACCGATTCACTCAGGGAATACGGCGGCAGCACCGCGGTCGAATCGCCGGAGTGCACCCCGGCCGGCTCGATGTGCTGCATGATGCCCGCCTCATGAAGCTGCTCGCCGTCATAGACGGAGTCGAAATCCACCTCGATGGCATTTTCGAGATAATGATCAATCAGAAAGGCGTTTTCGGGATGGGTTTTGAGGATGGCGCCGACGTACTCTTCCAGCTCATCTTCCTTAATCGCAATCCGCATGCCCTGCCCCCCAAGCACATAGCTCGGGCGAATCAGCACGGGATAGCCGACCCGCTTCGCCACAACTTTGGCTTCTCCAAAGTTGGTGGCCATACCAAAATTCGGGAAAGGGATTTCGAGTTTGGTGAGCACTTCGGTGAATTTGCCGCGGTCTTCCGCAAGGTCCATCATCTCGAAGGGTGTGCCGAAAATCCGGTAGCCGCCCTCATGAAAGCGCCGCGCGAGTTTGAGTGCGGTTTGTCCGCCGACCTGCAAAATGACGCCCTCGGGCTTTTCGTGCTCCCAGATGTCAAGCACCCGCTCCCAGAAAACCGGCTCGAAATAGAGTTTATCGGCCACATCAAAATCGGTCGAAACCGTTTCGGGGTTGCAGTTGATTATGATGGTTTCGTAACCCAGATCTTTGGCCGCGATCACGGCATGCACGCAGGAGTAGTCGAACTCGATGCCCTGACCAATGCGGTTCGGACCGCTTCCCAAAATCAGCACTTTGGGCCGGTCGCTTACGATGCTCTCGTTTTCCTGCTCGTAGGTCGCGTAATAATAAGGCGTTTCGGCAGCGAACTCGCCCCCGCAGGTATCTACGACGCGGAAGACCGGCTTCAGGCCGAGCGCCAGCCGGCGGGCGCGGACCTCGTTTTCATGCACCGCTTCCCCGCTCTGACTCAGCAGCCAGGCAATTTGTTTGTCCGAGAAACCGGCCTGTTTCAGCTCGAGAAAATCCTCCCGGCTGATCTCCGTCAGGCTCTGCCCTTCGGTGCGGTTTTCGAGGCTGACCATATAGCGGATCTGCTGCAAAAACCAGGGATCAACATGCGTGATGTCGTGGATTTCATCCACGCTTGTGCCGAGCTTGAAAGCATTCCGGATTTGCAGGCTGCGGTCCCAGTAGGGCTTGAGCAGCCGGTCACGCACGCTTTTCCGGGTGAAGCTCTCGTAGCCGTCCGCGCCCAGTCCGGCGTGACCGGTTTCCATGCCCTGCCAGGCTTTGTTCAGCGCCTCGGGGAAGGTCCGCCCGATCGCCATCACCTCGCCCACGGCCTTCATTTGCGTGGAAAGCTCCTCATCGCAGCCGGGGAATTTGTCGAAGTTGAAGCGCGGCACTTTCACGACCACGTAATCGAGCGTAGGCTCGAAACAGGCGGAAGTCGTGCCGGTGATCTGATTTTTGAGTTCATCCAGTCGATAGCCGACAGCCAGCTTGCTCGCAATTTTGGCAATCGGGTAGCCGGTCGCCTTGGATGCCAGGGCTGAAGAGCGGCTCACGCGGGGGTTGATTTCAATCGCCACGATCCGGAAGGTTTCCGGCTCTACCGCAAACTGCACGTTACAGCCCCCGGCGAAGGTGCCAATGGATCGCATCATTTTAATAGCGGCATTCCGCAGCCGCTGAAAGTGCTCATCCGGCAGGGTTTGGGTCGGC
This genomic stretch from Cyclonatronum proteinivorum harbors:
- the carB gene encoding carbamoyl-phosphate synthase large subunit, translated to MPRREDIHSILIIGSGPIIIGQACEFDYSGTQACRSLKEEGYRVVLINSNPATIMTDPIMADAIYLKPLTVDSIKEICEKENIDAVLPTMGGQTGLNLARELFHQGYWERNGIDIIGVDIAAIDITEDRQQFRDLMDEIGIDQCRSRTAKSLLDAKEITEELGGLPVVIRPSFTMGGMGGGIVWTEEEFERKILRGLELSPVHEVLIEESIFGWKEFELELLRDANDTVVIICSIENMDPCGVHTGDSVTVAPTQTLPDEHFQRLRNAAIKMMRSIGTFAGGCNVQFAVEPETFRIVAIEINPRVSRSSALASKATGYPIAKIASKLAVGYRLDELKNQITGTTSACFEPTLDYVVVKVPRFNFDKFPGCDEELSTQMKAVGEVMAIGRTFPEALNKAWQGMETGHAGLGADGYESFTRKSVRDRLLKPYWDRSLQIRNAFKLGTSVDEIHDITHVDPWFLQQIRYMVSLENRTEGQSLTEISREDFLELKQAGFSDKQIAWLLSQSGEAVHENEVRARRLALGLKPVFRVVDTCGGEFAAETPYYYATYEQENESIVSDRPKVLILGSGPNRIGQGIEFDYSCVHAVIAAKDLGYETIIINCNPETVSTDFDVADKLYFEPVFWERVLDIWEHEKPEGVILQVGGQTALKLARRFHEGGYRIFGTPFEMMDLAEDRGKFTEVLTKLEIPFPNFGMATNFGEAKVVAKRVGYPVLIRPSYVLGGQGMRIAIKEDELEEYVGAILKTHPENAFLIDHYLENAIEVDFDSVYDGEQLHEAGIMQHIEPAGVHSGDSTAVLPPYSLSESVINTMRDYQLRLAKELQVRGFINVQYAIKGEDVFVLESNPRATRTIPFIAKATNRPDAQIGVKVMLGRKLSEFDLTSHLKHYAIKEPVFPFDKFPEVKKELGPEMKSTGETIYFLENFNDEHFRKPFEFKNLYLSR